A window of Microbacterium sp. Root61 genomic DNA:
CCAGCACCGCCGTCGACCCGGTCACCGACGCCGTGTGGCTCATCGCCGCACGGGCCGCTTCCTCGGTCCGGCCGGCCTTCAACAGCACGATCGGCTTGTCCAGCACATCGGCACGCCGTGCGGCACGGATCAGCGCCTCGGGGTTCTTCAACGACTCGCTGAACATCAGGACGGTGTTGACCTCGTCGCGCTCGATGAGGTGCTCCACGACCTGCCCCAGGTCCACACCGGCCTCGTTGCCGGTCGTCACGAAGTAGCCGAGGTCGATCCCGGCGCGCGTGGTGGCGGCGGTGATGAACGACGAGAATCCGCCGCTCTGCGAGACCAGCGCCACCGGCCCCGGGGTGGGCAGTTCCACACCCGGCGGGATCGCGAAGTTCGCGTTGACGCCCGCGTGCAGGTTCATGAAGCCGATGCAGTTGGGGCCGAGCAGCTTGATGCCGGTGCGCGCGATGATGCGCTTCAGCTCCTCCTGCCGCGCGATGCCCTCTTCGCCCGCTTCCGCGAAGCCGGAGGTGAGCAGCGTGACGCCGCCGACGCCCTTGGCCGCGAGCTCCTCGATGGCGGGAACGGCGAGTTCTGCGGGGAGGACGACGACGGCCATGTCGACGCCGTCGGGCAGCGCGGAGACGTCGGGCACGACGTCGAGCCCGTGCAGGACGTCGGCCCGCGGGTTCACGGGATAGACGTCACCGGCGAACAGCCCGGCGACGTTGTTGAGGATCTGGGTGCCGATGCGGCCCGGCTTGTCCGAGGCGCCGATGACGGCGATGGACTTCGGGGAGAGCAACCGGGTGAGGTCGGACTCGGGGCTGATGTGAGTGCTCATCGGACGAACATCCCTCCGCCGTCGATCGAGACGATCTGGCCGGTGACCAGGCTCGATGCCGGGCTGGCCAGGTACAGGTAGGTGGGTGCGAGCTCGTCCGGCTCGGCGAAGCGTCCGAGGATCGTCTTGGACGGGTCCGCCCCGAACTTCGGGTCGGTCATGACCTTGCGGGTCATGTCGGTCACCGCGGCCGGAGCCACGGCGTTGACCAGGATGTTGTAGCGACCGAGCTCGCGGGCCGCGGTGCGGACCAGTCCGACGACGCCCGACTTGGCCGCGGCGTAGTTCACCTGGCCGATCGAGCCGTTCTGAGCGGTCGAGCTGGTGGTGAAGATCATCCGTCCGCCGCCGCGCGCGATCATGCCCTCGACGACCGCCTTGAGCCAGTAGAACGATGCGTTCAGGTGCACGTTGACGACCTGGTGCCACTCGTCATCCGTCATCTTCCGGATCATCGCCGGGCGGGTGATGCCCGCGTTGCTGACGAGCACGCTGATGGGTCCGAGCCGGTCCGCGATCTCCGCGGCGGCCGCGTCCACGGCGGCATGATCGCCCACGTCGCAGGCGACGGCGATCGCGTGACCTCCGGCGGCCGTGATGGCGTCGGCGACCACCTGTGCTGCGTCGAGCTGCAGGTCGATCACCGCCACTCGCGCACCCTGTGCCCCGAAGGCCTCGGCGACGGATCGCCCGATTCCTTGGGCGGCACCGGTGACCGCTACGACGTCGCCAGTGAAATCACTGGTCGCTGATTGACTCATCTGCAACTCCTTCGGTGCGGGATGTGGGCATAGGCCCCGAGCCTGCGCTCACGTAGTCAATCCAACCCGAAGACGCGCTGTCAAGTCTTTTGATCAAAAATATCAGTTGATATACTGATCAAAAATCTCCCCTTGCGATCCGACCTTTGTTCAGGTTCAATCGGGGCCAAGAGCCGGTCCACGCTCCCTGGGTGCAGTGAGCATGTCGCGGAGTGGTGAACCTGAATCATGCCACTCCCGCGGTCGCAATGACGCACTGCGTGGCCGTCGCGATAGACAAAGGAGTTCCATGCGCGCGCTGATAGATGAGACCCAGAAGGAGTTCCAGGAGGTGGCGCGAGAGATCGCGCGCTCCGTGGGCATCGAGAACCCCGCCGACGTGGTCGGCCGAGACACCTTCTCGGGGTGGCAGACGCTGGCCTCTTCGGGGCTGCTGGATCTGCGCGAGCGGTCGTCCGGCGACCCCACCGCGAGCGGAGTCGAGATCGCGCTGCTCTGCGAGGAGCTCGGCGGCACGCTCACGCCCGACCCCTACCTTCCGTCGGCGGTCGTGGCCGGTGACCTGATCGCCCGCTCCGGCGACGTCCACGGGTGGATGGCCGGTCTCGGCAGCGGCGATGACCGCTACGGCATCCTTCTGCGGGCCGATCTGACCGACTTCGGCGATGCCGGCGGCGACGATGACATCGTGTGGGGCGGGGCCGGCGATGACGGCTTCGTGCTCGCATTGAAGCGCGACGGCGATTCCGTGCGTCTCGTCCGCGGACGCCCGACCGGATCGACGCCGCTGGATTCCTTGTCCCTCACGAACGCCCTCTGGCGCGCAGCCGACATCGCGTGGGAGGACGGCGGCGCTCTGTCGGCCGAAGACCTGCAGCGCGTCACGGCGCTCGCCCTGACCGGGCTGAGCGCCGATACGGTCGGAGCCCTGGGTGCCGCACTCCGTGGTGTCGTGGAGTACTCCAAGCAGCGTCGCGCGTACGGCGTGCACATCGGGTCGTTCCAGGCCATCCAGCACATCTCCGCCGACGCCTACGTGGCCGTCGCCGGGGCGCGCTCCGCGGCGCTCTACGCCGCCTGGGCGGTGGACGCACTGGATGCCGGCGAGGCCCTCCTCGCGGCGCGCACCGCGAAGGCGGCATGCGCGCACATCGGGCGCACCACCGCCGAGGCTGTCATGCAGGTCTACGGAGGCATCGGCCAGACCTGGGAGCACATCGCGCACTTCTACAACCGCCGCGCGCAGTTCGACACCGCAGTGCTCGGCGACGAGAACCACCAGCTCGATGCCATCGCAGATGTACGTCTGGAAGGGAAGTGACATGGACTACCTCGACACCGTCGAAGAGGCCGAGTACCGCGCCGCACTGCGGGCATGGCTGAGCGAGAACGTACCGCCGCGCGCGGACACGCCGCTGAGCGATGAAGAAGCCGCCCAGGAGCGGATCGCCTGGCACCGCAAGCTCTACGAGGCCGGCTACATCGGCCAGTCCTGGCCGGTCGAATGGGGCGGCAAGGGGCTCGGGCCCCTGATGGACGCCATCCTGAACGATGAGAACGGCACCGCCGAGGCACCGGGCCTGCCCGCGATGGTGGGCTACATCGTGCGCACCTTGATGATGTTCGGCAACGACGAGCAGCGCGAGCAGTTCATCCGGCGCTCGCTCAGCGGCGAGATCCAGTGGTGCCAGGGCTTCAGCGAGCCCGGCGCCGGCTCCGACCTCGCGGCCCTGACCACGAAGGCGACGCTCGACGGCGACGAGTGGGTCATCAACGGACACAAGATGTGGACCTCGTTCGGGCAGTACGCGGACTGGTGCATGGTGCTGGCTCGCACCGACGCGACCGTCGCCCCGCACAAGGGCATCTCCGCGTTCCTGGTCGACATGAAGACCCCCGGCATCGTGCTGAAGCCCATCTACGTCGCCAACGGCGATCCCGAGACCAGCGAGGTCTTCTTCGACGAGGTGCGCGTCCCTGCGGCCAACCTCATCAGCTCCGTCGGCGACGGCTGGAAGATCGCGATGACCACCGTCGCCTACGAGCGCGGCCCGTCCGACATCGGTGCGATCTCCACTCTGCGCAAGCAGCTGTCGCACCTCGAGGAGTACGCGGTGCAGTCCGGACGCGCCGCGGATCCGGCCGTGCGGCGTCGACTCGCGCGCAGCTACGTGCAGGGCGAGCTGGTGCGCCTGGTCGCGCTCGAGCAGCTCAGCTCCCGCGCCACGGGCAAGCCCGTCGGCGAAGAGGGCTCGATCGGCAAGCTGCTGCAGACCGCGGCATCGCAGGATCTCGCGCACGTGGCGCTGGACCTTTACGGCGCCGACGCGATCACCGGCGCCGCACCGGAGATCGTCAGCGACTACTTCCAGACGCGCCCGATCAGCGTGTACGGAGGGTCCTCGCAGATCCAGCGCAACATCATCGCGTCGCGCCTGCTCGGGATGCCGCGGGAGTAGACCCTCGCACGCGAAACGTGCCGTGGGTGTTCGGCTGCGACTGCAGCGACACCCACGGCACGTGTGTGTATGGCGGTGGAGAAGGAGCGGAAGACCTCAGGATGCCGGGGCGACCGCGGGCACGATGAACAGGCCCAGTCCGCGGCTGCACAGTATGTCGCCCACACGGATCTCGGCTTCGACCCACGTCTTGCGCCCGTCCGCGCTCTTGATGCGGGCGCTGATCTGCAGCTCCTGCCCGATGGGAGCGCCGCCGCGATAGTCGATCTCGAGGCGTGCCGTCACGGACGGACGCGCGGTCGCCGAGACGAGGAGCCCCATCGCGTGATCGAGGATCGTGGCGACCGTGCCGCCGTGCACGCGCCCCGGAGGGCCGGTGAACGCGGGACCGACCACCACGGTGCCGTGAGCCTCTCCGTCCTCGAGTGTGAGGCGGATCGGGGGCACGACCGGGTTGAAGTCGCTCAGCTCGTCCTTGTTCCGCAGTGACTCGCCCCGGCCACGCGCCGTGCGCGGGTCGTCGTAGAACCAGGGGATGATGCTCGGGCGGAGGTGCTCCTGCATCTCCAGGGAGATCTCCTGCACGCGCCGCGCGAACTCTTCGGAGTAGGTGCCTGCCGGCATCCGGATCACGTCGTCGGACAGCACGCGCACCGCGCGTGCGAGCGCCTGCGCGCCCCGGAGCTGCTCGGCGTGCGCCTCCGGCGACGACGCGGGCCGCTCCTCCCCCGCCCGCACGTCCACGACCTCAGACATACGCCTCTTCGGCCGCGGCCAGCGGGGCGACGAGCGGGAAGTGGCACGCGACCTGGTGCGTCGGCGACACGGCCTGCAACAGCGGCTCGACCTCGGCGCAGATGTCCTGCGCCATCGGGCAGCGTGTGCGGAAGCGGCACCCGCTCGGCGGGTCGAGCGGCGAGGGCGGATCTCCGACGAGGGTCGCCGCGAGCTTGGGCGTCTCCGGATCCGGTTCGGGGATCGAGTTGAGCAGAGCGACCGTGTACGGGTGCGCGGGGTGCGCGTACAGCGAATCGGAATCGCCGACCTCGACGATCTTGCCCAGGTACATCACCATGACGCGATCGGAGATGTTCTTGACGACCGAGAGGTCATGCGCGATGAAGAGGATGGAGAGATCGAACTCCTCCTGCAGGTCCTCGAGCAGGTTGAGCACGGTAGCCCGCAGCGACACGTCCAGCGACGAGACCGGCTCGTCGCACACGAGCAGCTTGGCACCGGCCAGCAGGGCCCGCGCGATCGCGACCCGCTGGCACTGCCCGCCCGACAGCTGCGAGGGCTTGCGGTCCCCGAACTCGCTCGGCTCGAGCCCGACGGCGCGCAGCATGTCATCCGCCTTCTCGTTGCGCTCCTTGCGGGACCCACGGCCCCAGATCGTGAGCGGCTCGGCGACGATCTGACGCACCGAGCGTCGCGGGTTCAGCGAGGACACGGGGTCTTGGAAAACCATCTGGAGTTCGGGTCGCAGCCGGCGCAGCTGGTCGGCCGTCAGGCTCGCCAGTTCGGTGCCGTCGAAGCGCACCGAACCGGACTTGGGTGCGGGCAGCTGCAGGATGGCCCGCGCCATCGTGGACTTCCCGCATCCGGACTCGCCCACCACTCCGACGGTCTCGCCGGCGGCGAGCTCGAAGGAGACGCCGGACACCGCCTGGACGGTGCCCGCGGTCGTCGGATACTCGACGACCATGTCCTCCACGACCAGTCGTGTGTGCTCTGCCACCGCGTCAGGAGTAGTCACGATGCGCCCTCTTTCGTCAGCAGTTCCTCAGCGTCGTTCTCTGCGGCATCCGGTTCCTCATCCGGCACGACCAGATCGCGATCGGCGTAGGCCTTGTCGAACTCCGGCGTGCCGACGGGATACCAGCACCGATAGAGGTGATCCTCGGTGTTCTCGGCGACCTGCAGCGGCGGCTCCTCCGTGCGGCAGCGGGCTTGCGCGGCCGGACACCGGGAGGCGAATCGGCAGCCGGGCTGCGGAGCAGCCAGGTTCGGCGGATTGCCGCCGATCGCCCGCAGCCGGGAATGGCTCGGCTGGTCGCGGCGCGGAAGGGCGTCCAGGAGTGCGCGCGTGTACGGCATCTTGACGTTGCGGAACAGCTCCTGGGTCGGTGCGCTCTCCACCACGCGTCCCGCGTACATCACGATGATGCGGTCGGTGCGCGTGGCGACGACGCCGAGGTCATGGGTGACCAGGATCATCGCCATCTCGCGGTCGCTCTGCTGTCGGCTGAGCAGCTCCAGGATCTGCAGCTGCACCGTGACATCGAGGGCCGTGGTCGGCTCGTCGGCGATCAGCAGTCGCGGATCCCCGGCGAGCGCGATCGCGATGCCGACGCGCTGGCGCATGCCTCCCGACATCTGGTGCGGGTAGTTGCCCATCCGACCGGCGGGCTCCGGAATCCCCACGCTGCGCAGCAGCTCGATCGAGCGTTCGTTGACCTGAGCCCGGGACAGCTTCGGCGAGTGACGCCGGACGGTCTCGGACAGCTGGGCGCCGATCTTCTTCACCGGGTTCAGCGAGGTGAGCGGGTCCTGGAGGACCATCGCGATCTTCTTGCCCCACAGTCGCCGCACGTCCTTGCGCGGGAGGGCGGTGATCTCGACGCCGTCGAACTCGACTCGGCCGCTGCGTCTGACCCGCTCGCCGGGAGCGATCAGCCCCATGATGGTGCGGGAGAGCACGGACTTGCCCGAGCCGGACTCGCCGACGATCCCGAGGGATTCGCCTCGGTCGAGCGTCAGCGAGACGCTGTCCACCGGGGTGACCTCGACCGGTCCGCCGATGAAGGTCGTCGTCAGATCCTCGACGACCAGCAGGGGCCGCCGGCCCGGGTCGACGGTCGTTCCGACTGCGAGACCCTGTGTCGCCTCATCCACCGTGCTCACAGCGTCACCTCCGTTCGCCCGTGCGTCCGCGAACGCAGATAGTCACCGATGAAGTTGAACGACATGACCGTGAACAGCAGCACGATCGAGGGATACGCGACGATGTGCGGTGCCGTGTACAGCGACTGCCGTCCGCCGGCGATCATGCCGCCCCAGCTGGGCGTGGGCGGCTGGATGCCGAACCCGAGGAAGCTCAGCGACCCCTCGGCGACGATCACGACCGCGACGACCAGGAACGCGTACGACAGCACGCTGGGCAGCACGTTCGGCAGGACTTCCTTGACCAGGGTGCGAGCCTTCCGCGAGCCCAGGACCGTCGCCGCCATCACGAACTCGCGCTGCGTCCACACCAGGGTGTTCGCACGGGCGAGTCGGGTGAAGGTCGGGAACATGATCGCACCGAGCCCGATGATCAGGATCGGAGCACCTGCCCCGTAGATCGCGACCAGCACGATGATGAAGATCAGGGCCGGGAACGACAGGACGACGTCGACGACGACGCTGATGAACGAGTCGATCCAGCCGCGGTAGTAGCCGGACAGCAGTCCGAGCGCCATACCGATGGTCATGCCGAGAGCCACCGCGACGAAGCCGACCTGCAGCGAGGCCTGCGCTCCCCAGACGATGCGCGAGAGCATGTCCCGACCCAGCTGGTCGGTGCCGAGCGGATGCCCCGGCATGGGGCCGGCGGCGATGTTCTCGTAGTCCGGCACGTTCGGGTCGGGCAGCGGAAGGATCGGGGCCAGGATGGCTCCGAGGATGATCAGGAGCGCCCAGGCGATCGCGATCACCACCAGCACGGGGAGCTTGGGCATCCGCCGCCGTTTGGCGGCGGGCTTCACGGCCGCGGGGAGCGGCGGTGCGACGGGGTCCTTGAGGTCAACCACGACCGGACCTCACTCTCGGGTCGAGTGCCAGATAGAGCAGATCGATCACGATGTTCGTGACCACGTAGAACACGGCGATGACGGCCACCACACCCTGCAGCGTCACGTAGTCCCGCGCATAGACCGAGTCCACGAGCATCCGGCCGAGGCCGGGCAGTGCGAACAGGGTCTCGATGACCACCGCGCTGCCGATCAGGCGAGCGGTGTTGATGCCGGCGAGAGTGACGAGCGAGAACGACGACGGGCGGAACACCTGACGCATCAGGACGTTCGAGGCCGACATGCCCTTGGCCTGCGCGGCGAGGACGAAGTCCTCCTTCATGGTGGCCTGCATGTCGCCGCGCAAGACTCGGAAGTACACCCCCATGGGTTCCAGAGCGAGCGCGATCGCGGGTAAGAGCATGGTCGTGAAGTTGAGCCATAATCCGTCACTGGGAGGGACGTACCCCGATGCCGGGAGCACCCCCAGCGTCACGGCGAAGATGTAGACGAGGAAGAGGCCGAGCACGAAACCGGGGATGGAGATCGCGGCCAGAGACAGGACACTGCCCATCCGGTTGACCCAGCCGTTCGGGCGGTAGGTGGCGTACATCGCACCGGCGATCGCCACGACGAGGGCGAAGACCTGCACCATGACCATGAGCTGTACCGAGACCGGGATGCGCTGCATGATCGCCTCGGCGACGGGCTGTCCCGTCCGGAACGAGACGCCGAGGTCGCCCTGGAGGGCCGCCGTCAGCCAGTACCAGTACCGGACGATGGCCGGCTGATCGAGATGCAGCTCCTGGCGGACGAGCTCAACCTGCGCGTCCGTGGCCTCGGGACCGAGGATGACGCGTGCCGGATCTCCCGGAAGGAGTTCCAGCATCATGGAGACCAGGAAGGTCACCGCGAGCAGCACGACGATCAGGTGCGCGCCCTTGCGCGTGACGAAGGAGAGCCACCGCGGCGGCACCCACTTCCGGCGCGTGGTTCGCAGCGACAGCGTCGCCGTGGGCGGTGGCCCGGAGGGGCCGCGTTCGGGGGGTGCGGTCACATGACTGCTCATCGCCTTCACACCTCTCTGTGCAGTGGGCGCCGGATCAAGTTACGATATTTGATCACAGATATGGGTGGGTCCACAAGGCTTGTCGGCCCCTATGTCGGACGGGATCTACTCGCTCAGGACGAACGCGCGCTCCGATACGTCTCGACGCCGTCGCTGCCGACCTCGCGAATCGCGTCGCCGACGGCGGCCAGGCGTCGCACGCGGGCGAGGGTGTCACCGGCTGCCAGGAAGAGCTCGTCGTTCACGAGGTCCGTGAAACGCTTCCGTCCGCCCCTCCAGCCGATTCCCTGGGCGACCTCGAACACGGTCATCGGACGGTCTGTCAGCAGCGTGCGCACCGCGTCCGTCTTGACCTGGACGTAGTCGAGGTGCTGTTGGATGAGCCCGTCGACGTCGGTCACCGGTCTGCCGTGCCCGGGCAGGCAGACCTCCGCGCCGAGCAGCCGGATCTCCTCCAGCCCGTGGACGTAGTCGCTCAGCGGATCCGCACTCGTGAACGGACGAACCGTCACGTGGGGGTTGCCGTTCCCCCGCGGCAGCAGCGCGTCGCCCGAGAACAGGATCCTGTTCTCCTCGTCCCACACGCACGCGTGACCGGGCGTGTGGCCCGGCGACGCGATCACGCGCAGGCGCCGGTCGCCGACGGCCACGACGTGCCCGGGCTCGATCCAGCGCACGCGATCCGTGCCGAGCGGATGATCGGCGAGCTTGCTGTCGACCACCGTGTGGGCGACGTCGCTCGGGAAGCCCAGCCGCCGATACCACTCGACTCCGGCCGCCGCATCCGGCAGGCCCTGGAAGTCGGACATCGCGCTGACGGTGGGCTGCTCGGCCGAGAGCAGCAGGATCTCGGAGTCGAGCTCCCCCACCACCGACTCGGCGTTGCCCGAGTGGTCCCGGTGCGCGTGCGTGAGAACGACCGAGCGCAGGGTCCGGTCGCCGATGGCGACCTCTTCGAGCGCATCGAGATGCTCCCGCCCCTGCTCCCACCACCAGGCGGTGTCGATCATGACCGCATCGGCACCGTCGATCACGACGTAGGCATTCGTCGTGATGAGGTACGGCGTGCTGTACATCTCGCACTCCGTGCGCCAGACGCCGGGCAGCACTTCCTCGACGACCGCTGAGCTCGACCGCGTATCCGTCATGTGAACAGGTGCACCTTCGCATCGAGCGCTGCGACATCGCCCTGCCGGTCGATCACCAGCGGATTGAGGTCGATCGATTCGATCGCGGGGTCCTGCATCAGCGCCTCGAGTGCCGTGACGATCGTGCGGAAGCCCGCGTGATCCGCGACCGACGGGACGTAGTCCCGCAGGAGCATGTCGCGCTGGCGATCGGACAGCGGCAGCAGCCGCACGCCGATCCGTTTGTCCTCGACACCCGATCCACCCGGACCGACCGCGATGAACGGCGTCCCGTCGGCCGAGCGCGAGAGCCCGACGAACAGCTCCTCCTCGAATGCCACGCGCTCGGAGAACACGATGTCGCTGTCGAACAGCGCACGCAGGTAGTCGACGGCCGCGACCGCCGCATCCAGATTCGGGATCTGCGTGAGCACGCCACCGGCGTTCGCACGGTGGGCGAGGCCGGCGGCGGCCTTGGCCACGAGCGGGAAGTTCGCGGTGGCGAGCACCTCGGCTGCGTTGTCGCCCCGCGCGACGCGCCACTCCTGCGGCCAGCGCAGCGGCAGACCGGCCAGGATCTCGCGCACGTCCTCGTCCACGACCACCCGGGTCGTCGACGACGTCGGCCGTGGGAATCCGCCGACGTCCGCGTCGCCCGCGTCTCCGCGTGACCACGTCGAGAGCGCACGGATCTTCGCGATCGTCTGCGCGCTTCCGAAGGCGATCGTCACGTCCGGGCCGTACAGGTCCGGCACCCGGAACTCCCGGCGGTCGGCACCCGTCGCGAGCATCGGCTGCTTGCCCTGCTCGACCGTGAGGTCGATCGCCGCCTGCGCCCAGCGCACGTGCGCGGCGATGGTGGGGTCGGGGATGTCGAAGAGGTGCACGACGATGTCGACGTTCGGGTCCTTGACGATCGCGGCGACACGTCGCTCGAACTCGTCGGGCTTGCCCAGCAGGCCCGCACCCATGTCGAACGGGTTGTAGACCAGATGCGCACTGTCTTCGCCGAGGAGGGTGACCGCGGTCTCCCGCTCGAACGGAGGCAGCTCGATGTTGGTCGCGGCGAGCTGATCGCTCAACGAGATGAGCGCACCGCCACTGCCGGCGAACACACCTACACGCCCGGAGCCGAAGGTGCGGTACCCCGCGGACTCCAGCGCCTGCAGCGAGGAGATGAGGTCATCGACGTTCGACACCGTCACGACGCCGAACTGCTCGGCGATGCCGAGGATCAGGCGATGGTCCGAACCGATGGCTCCGGTGTGGGAGGCCGCGATGGCCTTGCCGCGCTCCGAGAGCCCCGCGAGGAGCATGACCAGCGGCACACCCGCACGCGTGGCATCCTGCGCGAAGCGGGCGAAGTCGCCCAGCTCGCCGATGTCCTCGACGTAGAGACCGATCGCCCCGACGCCATCATCCAGAAGGGCACGCCCGAGGGTGTGGTAGTCCATCACGGCGGACCCGCCGAGCGCGAAGACCGAGTGCAGCCCGATCCCGGCCTCGCTGGCCGCGCTGGCCGCCGCCATCGCGATGGATCCGCTCTGGGCCAGCAATGCCACGCCGCCCGGACGGGGGACGCCGCGGACGTTGCCGTCCAGGACGTTCACGCCGTGGTGCGGCGAGATGAAGCCCAGCGACTGCGGTCCGAAGAGCGGGATGCCGGTGCGCAGCGACCACTCGCGCAGCTCGCGCTGCCCGTCGTGGTTGCCGGCCTCGGCGAAGCCGCCACTGAACACGATGACCGCGTGTGGACGCCGCTCGGCGAGTTCGTCGAGCAGTCCCAGGGATGCCTCGGCACCCACCAGAAGCCACACGATCCCCAGCTCACCCGGAACCTCGGCGAGCGAGGTCGCAGCCTCGATGCCGTAGACCGTTCCCCCGCGCCGGCTGACGATGTTGATCGTGCCCGGGAAGGGGATGGTGCTGTCGCGCAGGGAGCGCATGATCCAGCCGGTCGTGCCGCCTGTCTCGTTCGCGCCCACGAGGGTGACCGCAGGGGTCTCCCACATGTGGGCGAGCGCTTCGCGCCAGTCCACGGCAGTGCCGGCGAGCGTGTCGGTGCTCAATTCAGCGTCCTCCATATTCAGGGTCCGGCTCCTTGTCGAGCCAGGCGATGACCGAATCGGCGTGATCGGTGGAGATCATGGTGAGTGCCTCCAGCGCCGCTCCCGTGAGGGATCCACGGGCGTTCGCCTCCTTGGCCATGTTGTTGAAGACGCGCTTCGTCCAACGCAGGGCCAGGGGCGGCAGGGTCGCGAGGTCTTCGGCGATCTCGCGAGCCTTGGGGATGACTTCTTCCAGCGGCAGTGCGTAGTTGACCAGACCGATCCGCTCCGCCTCGACGCCCTTGATGAGTCGCCCGGTCAGGATGAGCTCCTTGGCTCGCGGCAGTCCGACCAGCGCGGGGAACATGTACGCGCCCGGCGACATGAGACCGCGACGCACGTGGGGATCGCCGATCTTGGCCGTCTCATCCATCACTGTGATGTCCGAGTAGAGCGCAAGGCCGAGTCCCGCGCCGATCGCGTGACCGGTGACGGCCGCGACGATCGGCACGTCGACGCTGAAGATCGCCATGGGCAGCTCGTCCGAGCGGTCCACGGGGATCCGCGCCACCCAGTCCGGGTTCTCGCGGATGTTGCCCATCCGCGTGGCCTGCTCGCGCATGCCGCTGACATCGCCGCCGGAGGAGAACTTGTTGCCCCGCCCCTGGATGACGATGGCGCGCACGCGCGGGTCGTAGCGGACCGTTTTGAAGAACTGCGTCAGCTCCGGCGTCATCTTGTCGCTCGGGTTCGCCCGGCCAGGATCTGCACCGAGAGTGACGGTGCAGATCCGGCCTTCGAACGCCACCTCGATCGCCCGGAACTCGGGGTACTCGGGGGGCTCGGTCGGGGCCTTGCGGTGCCCGTCCTCGCCGATGATGGAGTTCGTGGACATCCCTAGAGCTCCGAGACGGGGCGGATGTTCAGGAGCGCGGGCTTGTCCGCGTCCGAGACGAACTGGATCGGGCGCAGCGTGATGTCCGCGACGGCGCTCACGGCCGAGACCGGATAGTTCGCGTTCAGTCCGGACAGACCCCACGCAGCGGAGTCGAACACCTTGACCTGCGGCGTCGAGACCTCGGATGCCTTGAACGTGAAGTCCTCGGCAACCTGGACGATGCGCGGCCCCTGGACGGTGTCGGCGAGGTGGACGCTCGAGTTGATGCCGAGCGACCCGCCGGCCGTCAGAATGGGCCTCGTCGTCTGGATCTTCAGGATGTCCACGCCGTCCTGGGTCACCGTCAGGTGGGACCCGTCGTGGTATCGACGGAGGTTCACGCGATCGGCGAGTGAGACCGGGTAACCCCATCCGCTGCGCAGCGGTTCCACGGCGGCAGGGTTGTCGACCTTGGCCGCGAGCTGGAAGACGCGGGGACGGTAGCCGAAGCGGCACAGGGTGCCGACCTCGGTGATCGTGGTGGGACCCCACGGCGTCTCCGGCAGGTGGTGCGCGCGGAACATGACGAAGTGCGATCCGCGCACGGGCGCCAGCGACGGCGGCAGGAAGCCCGCGCTGGAGAACATGTCGATCTCGTAGATCACCTGGAGGAACCGGGCGTTGGGGAACGTGATCCCCTCGGTCGGGAACTCCTCGATGCGGGGCGCCCCGACCAGCAGCTCATCCAGCGATGCCTCGCCGAACTCGGCCCAGTCCGGAATGAACTGCAGTGTCTGCTTCGAACCGGTGATCTTCTTCTCGGTCTGTGGGGTGGACATCAGGCAACCTCAGCCTTCTGGACTTCTTCTTCGTCTGCGGACTTGAACTTCGGCATGACCTCGCGTGCGAACACGCGCATGCT
This region includes:
- a CDS encoding ABC transporter permease codes for the protein MVDLKDPVAPPLPAAVKPAAKRRRMPKLPVLVVIAIAWALLIILGAILAPILPLPDPNVPDYENIAAGPMPGHPLGTDQLGRDMLSRIVWGAQASLQVGFVAVALGMTIGMALGLLSGYYRGWIDSFISVVVDVVLSFPALIFIIVLVAIYGAGAPILIIGLGAIMFPTFTRLARANTLVWTQREFVMAATVLGSRKARTLVKEVLPNVLPSVLSYAFLVVAVVIVAEGSLSFLGFGIQPPTPSWGGMIAGGRQSLYTAPHIVAYPSIVLLFTVMSFNFIGDYLRSRTHGRTEVTL
- a CDS encoding ABC transporter permease — encoded protein: MTAPPERGPSGPPPTATLSLRTTRRKWVPPRWLSFVTRKGAHLIVVLLAVTFLVSMMLELLPGDPARVILGPEATDAQVELVRQELHLDQPAIVRYWYWLTAALQGDLGVSFRTGQPVAEAIMQRIPVSVQLMVMVQVFALVVAIAGAMYATYRPNGWVNRMGSVLSLAAISIPGFVLGLFLVYIFAVTLGVLPASGYVPPSDGLWLNFTTMLLPAIALALEPMGVYFRVLRGDMQATMKEDFVLAAQAKGMSASNVLMRQVFRPSSFSLVTLAGINTARLIGSAVVIETLFALPGLGRMLVDSVYARDYVTLQGVVAVIAVFYVVTNIVIDLLYLALDPRVRSGRG
- a CDS encoding MBL fold metallo-hydrolase — protein: MTDTRSSSAVVEEVLPGVWRTECEMYSTPYLITTNAYVVIDGADAVMIDTAWWWEQGREHLDALEEVAIGDRTLRSVVLTHAHRDHSGNAESVVGELDSEILLLSAEQPTVSAMSDFQGLPDAAAGVEWYRRLGFPSDVAHTVVDSKLADHPLGTDRVRWIEPGHVVAVGDRRLRVIASPGHTPGHACVWDEENRILFSGDALLPRGNGNPHVTVRPFTSADPLSDYVHGLEEIRLLGAEVCLPGHGRPVTDVDGLIQQHLDYVQVKTDAVRTLLTDRPMTVFEVAQGIGWRGGRKRFTDLVNDELFLAAGDTLARVRRLAAVGDAIREVGSDGVETYRSARSS
- a CDS encoding acetate--CoA ligase family protein, translated to MSTDTLAGTAVDWREALAHMWETPAVTLVGANETGGTTGWIMRSLRDSTIPFPGTINIVSRRGGTVYGIEAATSLAEVPGELGIVWLLVGAEASLGLLDELAERRPHAVIVFSGGFAEAGNHDGQRELREWSLRTGIPLFGPQSLGFISPHHGVNVLDGNVRGVPRPGGVALLAQSGSIAMAAASAASEAGIGLHSVFALGGSAVMDYHTLGRALLDDGVGAIGLYVEDIGELGDFARFAQDATRAGVPLVMLLAGLSERGKAIAASHTGAIGSDHRLILGIAEQFGVVTVSNVDDLISSLQALESAGYRTFGSGRVGVFAGSGGALISLSDQLAATNIELPPFERETAVTLLGEDSAHLVYNPFDMGAGLLGKPDEFERRVAAIVKDPNVDIVVHLFDIPDPTIAAHVRWAQAAIDLTVEQGKQPMLATGADRREFRVPDLYGPDVTIAFGSAQTIAKIRALSTWSRGDAGDADVGGFPRPTSSTTRVVVDEDVREILAGLPLRWPQEWRVARGDNAAEVLATANFPLVAKAAAGLAHRANAGGVLTQIPNLDAAVAAVDYLRALFDSDIVFSERVAFEEELFVGLSRSADGTPFIAVGPGGSGVEDKRIGVRLLPLSDRQRDMLLRDYVPSVADHAGFRTIVTALEALMQDPAIESIDLNPLVIDRQGDVAALDAKVHLFT
- a CDS encoding enoyl-CoA hydratase/isomerase family protein; translated protein: MSTNSIIGEDGHRKAPTEPPEYPEFRAIEVAFEGRICTVTLGADPGRANPSDKMTPELTQFFKTVRYDPRVRAIVIQGRGNKFSSGGDVSGMREQATRMGNIRENPDWVARIPVDRSDELPMAIFSVDVPIVAAVTGHAIGAGLGLALYSDITVMDETAKIGDPHVRRGLMSPGAYMFPALVGLPRAKELILTGRLIKGVEAERIGLVNYALPLEEVIPKAREIAEDLATLPPLALRWTKRVFNNMAKEANARGSLTGAALEALTMISTDHADSVIAWLDKEPDPEYGGR